Proteins encoded in a region of the Ziziphus jujuba cultivar Dongzao chromosome 3, ASM3175591v1 genome:
- the LOC107408652 gene encoding protein WHAT'S THIS FACTOR 9, mitochondrial produces MVNWLLFSRIGGNSFLNGCQLGFRYQQKCSLVNIKLKWVKDKALDAVVNDDRDLKAACILVTIISSTPQCCLPIHSLSRHRGQLGLPCDLKLSTFIRRYPSVFIESHSLDTGGTRVPCFSLTCEALKLHQEELHILKHTQTDLLDRLRKLLMLTRNWTLPLQTIDQLKWDLGLPYDYHDSLIPHHNDLFSFVRLPDERVGLKLRNWDDGLAVSQLEKSYVSQQKEDDQQNGCLAFPIGFTRGFGLKRKCMDWLREWQTLPYTSPYLGASHLDPRTDVSEKRIVGVFHELLHLTIQKKTERKNVSNLRKPLALPQKFTKVFERHPGIFYISKKCDTQTVILREAYEGQQLLQKHPLLEIRERFATMLREGQLDRSRGLYKKTTGFHLEGDPSRHVYHIGIGDH; encoded by the coding sequence ATGGTTAATTGGTTGCTATTCAGTAGGATTGGAGGAAACAGTTTTCTCAATGGATGTCAGTTAGGATTTAGGTACCAGCAGAAGTGTAGTTTAGTGAACATAAAGTTGAAGTGGGTGAAAGATAAAGCACTTGATGCTGTTGTGAACGATGACAGGGATCTCAAAGCAGCCTGCATTCTTGTTACCATTATATCCTCAACACCTCAATGCTGCCTCCCTATACATAGCCTCTCCCGTCATCGTGGACAACTTGGTCTTCCTTGTGATCTTAAGCTCTCGACCTTTATTAGGAGATATCCTTCTGTTTTTATTGAGTCACATAGTCTTGACACCGGAGGAACTCGTGTCCCCTGTTTCAGTTTAACTTGTGAAGCCCTAAAACTGCACCAAGAAGAACTCCACATCCTCAAGCATACTCAGACTGATCTACTTGATAGACTCCGCAAGCTTCTCATGCTCACCAGAAATTGGACCCTTCCTTTGCAAACCATAGACCAGCTAAAGTGGGATTTGGGATTGCCATATGATTACCATGATTCACTTATTCCTCATCATAATGATCTGTTTTCTTTTGTTCGGCTTCCTGATGAACGTGTTGGCTTGAAGCTTAGAAATTGGGATGATGGCCTTGCTGTCTCCCAATTGGAGAAGAGCTATGTTTCACAACAGAAGGAAGATGACCAGCAAAATGGTTGCTTGGCCTTTCCAATTGGATTCACTAGGGGTTTTGGTTTGAAGAGGAAATGCATGGACTGGTTAAGAGAGTGGCAGACACTCCCCTATACTTCTCCATACTTGGGTGCTTCCCATTTGGATCCCCGTACTGATGTCTCTGAAAAGAGGATTGTTGGAGTCTTTCATGAGCTTCTTCACCTTACCATTCAAAAGAAAACTGAGCGTAAGAACGTCAGTAACCTACGTAAGCCACTAGCTCTTCCCCAAAAATTTACTAAAGTTTTTGAGCGTCATCCTGGCATTTTCTACATATCTAAGAAGTGTGACACTCAGACCGTTATTCTAAGAGAGGCCTATGAAGGTCAGCAACTGTTGCAGAAACACCCCCTTCTGGAAATCAGGGAAAGGTTTGCAACAATGCTTAGAGAAGGGCAACTGGACAGGAGCAGAGGGTTGTACAAGAAAACTACAGGTTTTCATCTAGAAGGGGATCCATCAAGACATGTTTATCATATTGGAATTGGTGATCATTGA